The Starkeya sp. ORNL1 DNA window TGCAGACGACCAAGGGCCCGGTCGTCATCGCGCTGCGCCCGGACATCGCGCCGAAGCATGCCGAGCGCATCAAGCAGCTCACCCGCGAGGGCTTCTATGACAATGTGCCGTTCCACCGCGTGATCGAGGGCTTCATGGCCCAGACCGGTGACGGCGAATTCGGCAACGGCACCGGCGGCTCCAAGCATCCGGACCTGCCGGCCGAATTCTCCAAGGTGCCGTTCAAGCGCGGCACTCTGGGCATGGCGCGCGCGTCCTCCCCGGACAGCGCCAATTCGCAGTTCTTCATCTGCTTCGGCGACGCCTCGTTCCTGAACGGCCAGTACACCGTCATCGGCGAGGTGATCTCGGGCATGGAGAATGTCGACAAGATCAAGCGTGGCGAGCCGGTGGTTAA harbors:
- a CDS encoding peptidylprolyl isomerase gives rise to the protein MFRRLMTAATLLLALALPAAAQTKKPDPQNTIIMQTTKGPVVIALRPDIAPKHAERIKQLTREGFYDNVPFHRVIEGFMAQTGDGEFGNGTGGSKHPDLPAEFSKVPFKRGTLGMARASSPDSANSQFFICFGDASFLNGQYTVIGEVISGMENVDKIKRGEPVVNPDKIVSMKVQADVK